The following is a genomic window from Synechococcus sp. JA-2-3B'a(2-13).
CCAGCTCCAGAGCCAACACCTGGGTCAGCGCACGGTTGGTCTTTTCGCGAAACTCGGCCACGCTCACCCGTCCCAGCAAATGCACGGCCAGCAACATCACCGCTGCCTCCACCCCAAAGACGGTGGCATAGGCAAGCACTGAAGAAGTGGGGAAGAGAATGCGCCCCAGATCGAGCAAAGCCCCGCCGAGCAAGGTGGAAACCGCCTGGGACATGGCCTGGGCCAGACCCCAAGCCCCGATAAAGGTGCCTGCCGTCTCCGCTGCCGTCAAGTCCAACATGAGGCTAATGGCGCCATTGGTGGTGATCCCAGAAGCCAAGCCAAACAGGATCATACACAGCTGCAGCAGCCGTGGATTGCCTGTAAACCCTGAGGCAATGGTCAGCCCAAAAGAGATTGCCACCAGCAGGCAGCCCAGACGAGCCGTTGTCTGCTTGCCTAGCTTAGGCACGATGAAAAATCCGGTCAGCACAATCCCTGCCAAAATACCCAGGCTCCAAAAGGCATTGAGCTGGGTGCTCTGGGCCACCGTCATGCCAAACACCTCGCCGCCGTAGGGTTCTAGGATCGGCTGTTGGATAAACAGGCCCATGGTCATCAACACCAAGAAGCCGAAAAAGATCAGGGTTTGGCGGCTGGCGGTCAGCACCTTGATGGCCGTACCCAGGGTGATTTGGTCTTCTCGTCCGGCCAAGGTGGAACGGGATCCGTAGCGGGAATAGCGCTTTTCCACTCCCCAGGTGGCGATCACCCCCAGCAGGATCACCACGGCTGGAATGATGACGAAGAGGCGGTTGACGGTGCTCTGCAGGTTGTCTGGCTGCAAGCCCCGCAGCAGAACTGCCGAGCCAATGGCCCCGCCGGCAATCCCCACCATCAACATAGACCAGACGATCCCCACCAACTTAGAGCGGTTGTCCTCGTCTGACACATCCACCAGCAAAGCCGCAAAAGGCGTGGAGCAGGCGCTGAGGCAGAGACCATAGAGGGCAAACATCAAACAGGCCAAGCCTACCCAGCCATAGGTGGCTCCAGACCAACCCGTGGCCGCAAAGCTCTCCCCCAAACCCCACACCACCTGCACCCCCAGGAAGATACAAACGGCAAATAGAACCGATCCCAGACGCACATAGCCGGTGCGATGCAGGCCAAACAGGGGCTTGGCATCCGAGAGCTGCCCAAACCAAACCCGAGCCGGGGAGACCAACTGGTGCATGGCTAGGGATCCCCCCACCACCGTTGCCGGGATGGCCAGCAGATCCGTGTCGATCATGACGCGGTTCAGCACTCCCAGAGTGAGCAGCGACATCATTCCCAAGCCCATCTGAAACAGGCCCAGGCGGAACATGACATGCAGCGGCAAAGACTGAACCTGCACCTGAGGCTCTGGAGAAGCTGGAGTTACAGAAGCCACAGAAGCGTTGACCTCGGGATCCCGGCGAATATTGGCCATGATCTGGAATGATCTGCGAAAGCGCTACAGCCTCTTATCCTAGCCCAGGCAGCCTGGGATCCCGGCAAAAGCATGGGGTTGCCAAAAGCGAAACCGCCACGTCCTCTCCCCTTTTGGGAGCTATTGTCAGGGTATAGTCCCCCAATTTCCAATCCTCAGGAATATTGCTATGCGCGCCCCCATCCCCTGGCTGCTGAGTTCACTGAGCTGGGTGGGCATTTCCCTGGCCGCTCCGCCGATGGTGTCTACTTCTCAGGCAACCCCTACGGATTTTCCCCTCCACCAGTTCCTTTCTTCCCCCTCGCCTTCAGAGTGGGCAGAGTACTTGGCCTACAGGCAGGTGATTGACCAGACGATCTCCATGACCTGGGATCCGCAAGCGCGAGCCTTGGCAAAGCAGTATGGGCTGGATATCGTCAACATCACCTGGGAAGATACCGGACGCCACAAGGGATCTGCCCTTGGCCCCAACATCAGCGACATGACCATCCAGGTACAACAGCTCAACCCCAGAACGGGTCACTACGAGCTGAGCTTGATGCCGGTGATCCGCTACCCCAACTTTGCCGATCTGTCTGCCGACCTGCCCCTCGATAGCCTACAGGTGCTGGTGGGCAACGAAAAAGGAAAACCCCTGCAACCCGTGTCGCTGCGAGAGCTGCTGGGGAATCTGCGCCGCTACTTACATGATCCCGGCTCTTGGGCCGGCAACCGCAACTCCCTGCTGGCTCCACGGGATAGCCATGTGTTGGTGAGCGCCCAGGCCGCCTTTTTGCCTATCCCTGCCGGGGGATCCGCTCAATTCAACCCGGTGCTGTTCAACTACCAATCCCATCCCGGCAACCCAGCCGTGCTGGCAATCTTGGCCACCCACGAGGGCACCAGCATTACGGTGATCGAGAACCGCACCGAAGATAAGGTAGATAAGGTGGGCGGGGCTATTTGGGGCCAGCGCCTTTTCTTCAATCAAAACGGTGAACGGGCCAGCCTCACCGGGCAGCGCCTCAGCGATTTTCGGGCCGAGCAAGCCGCCAACCCAACCCCTCAGGATCCCCATTCGGCGGAAGTAGCAGAAGAAGCCCTGAACCTGGTGATGGTGATCCAAGTACCTGATACATTCACGCTGAACTCTCCTGAACATGGTTCAGGAAAGAAGCGATCGCATCCTGCCTATCTCTGTTCGCGTCAGCGGGACGGAGTCCAAACAGGAAGGCGGTATCCCGCAAAGCCCTGAGGAATACCCCCCGAGCGCTTTCCCCCTTCACTTCCCGGCAACCGTTGCGGTGGACTCAAGGATCAGGGGGAAACTTGGTCTACTATATCCCTCTCAATGACTTTTGCCAAACCGCCTAAAGCTCAGTAAATTCAGCAAAGTTCAGGGTTTTGGGGGTTAGAGGCATGCTCTCCAGCAGCGGCAGCCGCCGCGAAGGGAAGTTGAGGATATCTCTGTCAAGTTTTTCGGACCCGCAGCCGACCTGGCCGGCCTCAGCAATGTAGAAGCCGCTGTCATCGGACATGGAGAGGTAGAGGGCCCCTTCACCGAGGTCAACAACCTGGACATCGAGCGGGATCCTCGCTTTCCCATTCGGGTCACGGTCCAGTTCTACAAAGCCACCGACAATGGCGTGGTCTCTGCTGAAGACATGGCCCAAATCCACCATCAAATTGCCCGCGTCTATCGAGAGGCCGACTATGTGGGCAGCTTGGTGCTTCAGCGGGACACAGGCCGACCTACGGAGTACAACCGCGACGCAGAGACAGAGCGCCCCTTTCCCTTTCCTTGGTTTCCTTGGTGGCTTCCTTGGTTTCCTTGGTGGCCGCGACGCTAGGGCCTGCTGCGCATTTTTCCCACAACCTGCCGCCAGGTGGCAACATCTTCTCGCGCCTGGGTTTCTCCACTACACTGACTACTGACCTGACGCCAAGGGGAATGGGTGTCGGCCCGATATCCTCGGCAAGGTCAGGGTCTGCAGAGACAGTTGCCAAGGTCTCATTTCTTGAGGCCATGGTGCTTGTCTGTGCCAGCTCTTGCCCAAGGCAGTGGGGAGCTTTTCCTGCAACACTATGGCTGACGCAGTTCCCGTTCGGCGCTACGACCTGTTTGTGCAGGCTTCCCGGCTGCTGCAGCGCTACCGGCAGCTCACGCCGGAACTCCGTCCCATAGGGCTAGAGGTGGCTCTGGCCATCCAGTATCACCGCGCTCAGGCCGGATCGGGATCCCTCTTGCCTTGGGTGGGATCCCCTCGCGGACTGCCCTTGCAGCAAGTGGCCCAGCGCATTTGCGACCCGTTTTACAGCAAAACCCACCCTCTTTTACCGACCTTGCCCGAAACCGGCGAGCCTTTGGTGTGGCCTCTGTTCAACCAGGGGGAAAACGGTTTGATCCGGCCCCTGGCCCCGAGCAAAGTGGGCGGGAAACTGGCGGAACGGCGCTGGCTCAAAGCCTGCAACAGCCAGGAAGGGATCGGCTGTCATGCCTTGGCGGCCCACTTGTGGCAAGACGAGCGCTTTTTGGCCGAAGACCGGGATCTCTGTCCTTTCCGCCTTTATGATGGGCGCTACCCCTTGAGCGTGGATCAAGGGCGGCAGACCTGCGGCTTTGACGATCACCCCTGTGGCTGGCAGCCGGGACACCCCAAAATGTTGCAGGTGGTGGGCAAAGGCAAACAGGCCGAGATCCTGCTCCCCCACTGGACGGATGACATGTGGGCGATGCTCATTCCCTCCCATCGTCCGCTGCCGATTTACCCGCTCTTGGTGATGCTTTACTTTGGCCAGGAAACTTTGCAAAAGGGGCGGAGCAGCCTCTCCATCGAGCAATTTCGTCTGGATTTTCAGTTTAGCCAGTCTCAACTGCGCCTGTTGTTCGACACCCACCCTGAGCACCCCTTGAATCGACACCTGCTTACCTGGGCTCAGCAGCCAGAGGTGGAGTGGGGATCCACAGAACTCTTGCCCCAGATGCCGCCCCTCCTGCATCAACCTGCTGGGGGCAAGGTGGTTTTGGATCCCGATGAGCCGCCCCAGTTCCGCAGCAGTGGGATCCCTCACAGCGCCGGGACAGACCCGCTGATGGCAGAACGCCGCCGTCGCCGTCAGTTGGAGCGCAGCGAACGCCACAACGAGATCTTGCACCAGTTTCGCCGCTGGTTCCGCCTGGCAGGATTGGAAGTCCGGGAGGATCAGCATACCTTTGACTTTTTGGCCGTGGCGGACGGGCATCTGCTTTTGGCCGAAGTAAAGCTCCTGCACCACAAGGATGCGGCAGAGGCTTTGCAGGAAGTGGTGGGACAGTTGCTCTACTACGAGCGCTTTGCCCTCGGCCCTTGGATCGAGCAGGGCTTTTCCGTTCAGAAGGCCGCCGTTTTCGATGGGCCACCGCCAGATCCCTATGTGCGATTTCTAGAAGACCTGGGCATTGCTACCTACTGGATCAACGAGCAGCAGATGATCGATGGGCCGGAAAACTCTTTGCGTCTGCTGCGCCAGATGGGGGTGCGGGTACGACCGGATCCCGAATTGGGGGATTAGGGGAAAAAGCCTGCCCATGTTCTCCCCTGAGTTTTGACTCAGGCGGGGGTAACTTCTTGTCTTCTTAAGCGTACCTTAACTGCCCCTTTACTCAGATTCCTTCCTGAAGATGGTGTCCATATAGACGGTAAAAATACGGGATCCTTTGAAGTTTCGGGAGGAGTGAAGCAGATGTGGTCTAGGGTTACTTCGCGTCGTGTTGCCCAATCAATTGCGGTGCTAGTTTTTGGTTTGGTGCTTTTGGTTTCTCTTCAAGGGTTCGGCTCCAGAAGAACTCTTTTGCCAATACTTACACCTGTGCCCACACCGACCCCGACTTCAACACCCACAGCCACGCCAACACCGACGCCCACGCCGGGAGGCTGTGATCCCAACGCCAACCTGATCCCAGTTGGCACTGTCCAGGGCACTGGCTTCACTTCCCCCCTGGTGAACCAAACAGTCACGGTTTCTGGAATCGTAGTAGGAGACTTTGAAAATGAGGGGGTGGCTGGCCAAACCTATCTCCAGGGCTACTACCTACAAGATGATGGTGACGGGAATCCCGCCACATCAGATGGCATCTTCGTTTTCAGTGGCACAGCTAATAACGTCAGGCTTGGGGATAGGGTTCAGGTGACCGGAACGGTTGCTGAGTTCCGCCAGCAAACCCAGCTCTCCAACGTCACCAGCTTTACTGTCTGTAGCTCTGACAATCCGTTGCCGGCCCCAGTGCAGATCTCTCTACCGCTGACTGCGGAGCAAAGGGAAGCTCTGGAAGGAATGCTGGTCACATTTGGAAATCAGCCCCTGTTTGTAAGCGACTCCTTCTTGCTGGGACGCCACGGGGAGCTGAGTGTGGCCACAGAGCGGTTGTTCACTCCTACGCAAATTGCGGCTCCCAGCCAGGCAGCTGCCATTCAAGCGGAAAACGACCGAAAGCGGATTCGCATTGATGACCGGCTGCTCACCCAAAACCCAGATCCGGTTATCTACCCCACTCCGGGTGGCCTGAGCGCGGCTAACACTGTGCGCGGCGGCGATCGCGTCAGCAACATCACCGGGATCATGACCCAGTTGCGAGGCCGGAATGTCAGTGGCGATGTGGATGCGACCATCGACTACCGTATCCACCCCAATGATCCCAACAACTTGCCCAGGTTTACAGCCACCAACCCTCGCCCGCAAAACCCACCCTCAGTAGGGGGCTCCCTGAGGGTAGCTAGCTTTAACCTGTTCAACTACTTCAACACCTTTGGCAACGCCTGCTTCCCCAATAACTCCTCCTGTCAGGGAGCCAGCAACGCCACCGAGTTCACCCGCCAGCGGGATAAGCTCATCGAGGCTATTCGCCGCATGGATGCCGATATCGTAGGCCTCAACGAGTTAGAAAACGATGGATACGGTTCGAATAGTTCCATTCAGGATTTGGTGAACGGGCTCAACCAGGTCATGGGGGCAGGAACCTACGCCTTTGTGAATGTTGGAGTGCCCAACCTGGGCGGCGATGCCATCACCAACGGCTTTATCTACAAGCCAGCTACGGTTGAAATTGCCCCCGGCACTAACCCGGCCTTCCTGGACACAGGGGAATTCACCCAAGGCCCCGGACGCTTCCATCGTCCTCCTCTGGCTGTAACCTTCCGGCAGCGGAGCAACAACGCCACCTTCACTGTTGTGGTCAACCACTTCAAGTCCAAGGTTTCTCCCTGCGATCCTATTGACAACGATCCCTTCCAAGGCAATTGCAACGGCAACCGCACCCGGGCCGCTCAGCAACTCTTGAGCTGGCTCGCCACCAATCCAACTGGCTCCACCGATCCGGATGTGTTGATTATGGGGGATCTCAACTCCTACGCTATGGAGGATCCGATCAAAACTCTGGAGGCGGGCGGGTTCATCAACCTCAATGGCCCCAACAGCTACTCCTTTAGCTTCCAAGGACAGTGGGGATCTCTGGATCATGCCCTGGCCAACAGCAGTCTGAGACCCCAAGTTACAGGCTCAGCTAAGTGGCACATCAACGCTGATGAGCCCGTGAGCTTGGACTACACCCTGAGCTTCAAGAGTCCCTCTCAGCAGAGCCTCTTCTACGCCAGCGATCCCTTCCGCTCTTCCGACCACGATCCGGTGCTCGTTGGCTTGAACCTGACTCCGGCCCCAACACCGACACCGACGCCCACACCGACACCAACTCCTCCTTCCGTTAACCTGCCTTTGACTGAAGGCTTTGATAACTGCAACCCTGCTCCAGCCGGCTGGCAGATTGTGGATGTGGACGGCGACACCAGTCGTTCCTGGCGTTGTGTCAACTCCCTTGCCGAGGCCAACGCTTTCAACGGTCAGCAACCGGGTAATGACTGGCTGATCACTCCTCCTCTGAACCTGGCTTCCGTCAGCAACCCAGTTCTGACCTTCCGCAATCGGAGTTCTTTTAGAGATAACGGCCTTCCTCCTTCGCAACAACTAAGCGTTCTTTACTCCACCAACTACAGCGGTGCAGGCACTCCAGCGGCAGTGAATGCAGCCACTTGGACTGCTCTGACGATTCCCACTCTCTCTACGGGCAGCTTCGTCAACTCCGGCCCGATTTCTCTGGCTGGGATCCAGCCTTCCAACCGTGTTTACATTGCCTTCCGCTATCGCTCTTCTGGTACAGCTTCCGGCTCGGCCACTCGCTGGCGGGTGGATAGTGTCAACATCTCCGGGAACTAGGTGTGGGATCCTAGTGCCAACCTGAGTCTGATTGGCAGTGGCTGGGAAAGTGGATCTGCTTCCTCAGCCGTAACGCTCTCCTATGTGGTCTTGGCCGGGATCCACCGTTGCTCAGCGGGTTTCGAGCAGAGGGATTGACTTTTGGAGCACGGACTAAAGGGAGAGGAGCCGGGGGTGGTTGCCTTTGGCGGCACGGAGCGCTTAAGACACTTCGGGAGAAAAATGGTTGAGGATCCGGGGGGATTGCAATGTCCTCGTCTCAATCGAAATGACCTCATTATGGGATCCCCACCTGGGCGCAGATTTGCCCCTGTCGGTCGAACAACGTCACCGCCAACAGCAGGGATCGACCGGCATACTTTTGCACATAGCCTGTGGCTCTCTCCAGGATTTGGCGAGCCAACTCCTGCATCACGGGTGCTGCCCAGCCAAGGCCATCCAGATAGTGCACCGCTGCCTCTACTGTCCGCAACTCCAACACCTGCCGCGCCTGTTCTGCCGTTCCTCCGCGCCGGATCAGGGCTGCCGCCAGAATTTCCAAGCGAGCATCGGCCACGTGGCTGGAAGTGGTGAAGATCCCCCCTGCCAGCTTGATCAGCTTGCCGTGGTAGCCGATCAAATGAATGGACTCCGCCCCCCGCAGCGCCGCTTCCACCAGCAACGGCCCTATCCAATTGGCTACTCGCAGGATCTGGTCTTCCGGGATCCCTTGCCGCAGCGCCACCTGCTGCCCATGGCTGCCCACGCAAAAGATCAAATGCTTGTGCCGCTCCAACTTTTGTTGCAGCTCTTGGCGGGCTTGCTCTAAGCTCTCAACACTTGAGGAAGGCTCCACCTCCGCCCGCGTTCCCAACAGGGCCAGCCCTTCCAGCACCCCAAAAGCAGCATTGGAGGTGCGCTCGGCCAGCAGCTTTCCTTCAGGCAAGATAATGCGAACCCGCAACCGGCAATCGGGGGGGATCCCGGGCAAAAGATTGATCTCAAACAAACGGCGGGCATAGGCATAAATGGCCGGGCTGCCATCGGTGCGTCGCCCCAGCCCTTCCCCGGCTTCCAAGATCAAGGGGGGATCCTCGGGATCCCTCTCCTCCAACCTCACCCAAGCCCAGACCGGCGTGTCGCGGGTGAGATCCAGGTGGGGGCCGGGATCCGAGCGGGTAATGGCCAGAGCTGTTGTCTTCTCCAAGGCAGCTACCTGCTCCACCGGGATGTGGATCCGAGCCTCAAGGGACTGGGGCTCAGCCTGCACCGCAACAACCAAGCGCCCCCCTTCCTTCTCCAAAGGGATCCCCAGAAGGTGGTGAAGAGCAGCCCTGGCCGAGGCAACGGCGAAAACGGGCAAGGTATAGCCCCGCGGTCGGGATCCCTGAACAGCATCCTGCATCTGCACAGCTTTTTGCTTCGGAAATGGATGACCGGAAAACCAAAATCTCCGGAAAATGCACACCTCAATTGTGGCTTGTGAGAGAACCCAGGAGTTTCGGGGAACACCTCCCGGAAGCAATCGTTAAATGATCTGGGGGAAGAAGAGGGGATCCGAAATTTGCCTTTTTCAATGAAGGTAGTCGAAAACTGGGGCAGCTATGAGCGAAGCAGTGCAGCACTACCTTGAGCGTCTGGAGTCGCAAATACAGGAGCTAAAAGCTGCCATCGAGCGGATGCCCGAGCAGGTGGTGGCTGTTCTCCTGGCTACCCAGGAAGCCAAAAAAAACACCCCCACCCCCTCCCGTTACAGCGTTCTAATCTCAGACTTGGTGGAAGATGGCAGCCACAACTTCCTGCTGGATGATGAACCCACCGTGGTGAGCAACCGCAGCATGGGGCATGAGCTGGCCCCCGAAGCCCAAATACAGCGCCTGAGTGCCCAGTTAACCGCTGCCTACAACCGCATTGCCGCTCTGGAAGAGCAGCTCTTGGCCCAGCGCTTGCAACACTAAACCAAACCGACAGTCGTCCGGACCGGTCTGGAAAGGCTTCAACGGGGAACAGCAGAGGGCTTGCCTTTGCGTTGCACATCCTGCATCTGGAAGCCGTGCTTGCGCAGCTCTTGATCCAGCACCAGCTCGTTTTCCACGTGATCCACAAACAACACGCCGTTGAGGTGGTCGATTTCGTGTTGGATCACCCGCGCCAGCAAATCGTCCGCTCGAAGGGTGCGGGGCCGCCCCGTTTCATCCTTGAACGAAACCACAATCCCTTCTGGGCGCATGACCTCGCAGAATACCCCCGGAATGCTCAGGCAACCCTCCTGCCCGGCAACGGCCTCGCCAATGTACTCCCGGATCTCCGGGTTGATCAGCACCAGCGGTGGCACCTCCGGCTTATCGGGATAAAGATCCACCACAATCATGCGCTTGGGAATGCCAACCTGCGGAGCCGCCAGACCAATCCCATCAAAGCTGTACATGGTCTGCAGCATGTCCCGGGCAAGCTGGCGGATCTCGTCGTTGACCTGGCTGATGCGCTTGGCCGGCTGCCGCAGCACCTTGTCCCCCATGCGATAAATGCGCAGGGGCGGATGCTTCAGCTTCACTTTGGGAACAGCAACAGAAAGGGTAGCCACCATCTGGCAGATCTCACAGAATAACAGCAGGTATCAGGCCTGGATCCCTATTCTACATTCAGTCCCAGTTGCGCCGAAACCACTGTTGCCTAACTCTCTTCTCCTTTTTGGTTTTGAAGAGGGGGTAGGGACCTGTTTGGGATGATCATGGCTCAGGGTTGCCGTCGCCAGCCTCTGGAAGTCGTTGGGCCTGTTGGTCAATTCCCTGCTTAAAGCCCAAGGCCACCAAAATATTGGAGAGGGTGAGAAAAGCCTCTGCCCCTCCATGCAAGGGATCCACATTGGCCAGGGAAGTGCCGTAGTGCATCTGAGCGTACAGCCCTGCCGGGATGCTGACGGCCACAAAAAGCAACAACAGCCAAAATCCAACCAAAGCCAAACGTGGGATCCGGCGCAGCCGCGACAGAAAGAATAAAAAGACCAAGTAAGGGAACAGAGAGAGGGCAAATAAACTGTTCATCGCCTAGTCGGGATCCCCCTCCTGTGCAGGCTCGTCGGCTCTCTCAGCTCGCCAAATGCGGTAGGCAGCCCAAGCCAAGGTGCAGTTGCCCAGCAAGGTGAAGCTGGCCTGTGCAGTCACCACCCAGTCTAACTTGGGGTCGTTGTCAAACCAGTGCCAGGTGATCGCGCACATCGCCCCCGACAAAGCAGGCAGCATCGCCCAGCTCAAACTTCGCCATTCGGGCTGGCCCACCCGCTCCCCAAATTGCCACACGAGCACAATAGCAGCGATCCACTCCAAGACGCTGGCAATGTGAATCCACCAGGTGGGAAGCGAAAGGGCGTGCATCAGGCGCTGAGGGAATGACGCAGCAGTTGGCGGTAAGTGGCCTCCTGCAACAGCATTTGCTTGTGCAGTTTGACCAAAATGTCTTTGGCCTGCTCGGGGCTCATGCGAGAAACCAAGGTCTCGAAAGCCCGCTGGCGAAATTGCTGCTCCAAAGAAAGCTCTAGCGTTTCATCCATCATTATCACCTCAGGGTGCTCAGGTAGAGAGGTCTGCAAAGAGTTCCAACAGCGCAGATCTGGCCAGGTAGTGCAAGCAGGATAATACATATCTTAACAAATCGCAACAACGTGACAAGATGCCGGATCTCGACGTGCCGGAAGGGAGCTTGGCCGAGGCGAGGGCAGAGGCATTCAACCCAATGGCAGAAAAAGTACAGGCCCGTCAAGTTTGACGAAAGCGCATTTTGGATGGGGAAGGGGGAAGATTTTCCGGCAGGGATCCCTTTACATCCCGTCATGTTCGGCGATTCGGCAGGGCTCCATGATAGAAGTGAAGTACTCTGGAGCTTTGTTGCCACCCTTGCTGATTGGTGACTTACTTTGCTTGAATTGCCATGACCATTTTTGTGGGGAACCTAAACTATAAAGCCTCAACAGAAGAACTGAAAGCTTTCTTCCAGCAGAGGTGGAACGTTAAGTCGGTTACAATCCCGATAGACCGAGAGACAGGTCAGACACGAGGCTTCGCGTTTGTGGATCTGGCAACCGAAGCTGAGGAGGACGAAGCCATCGAGAGCGCGAACGGGCAGGAATTCATGGGCCGGCCTCTGCGTTTGGATCGAGCCAGGCCCCGCCGCCAAGCCTAAGCAAAGATTGTTCAACCCTGGGTTTGCCATTCTGGGCAACCAAAGGACTCCGTCCCGCTAACGCGAACGGCAAGGTTTATCCCAACAGATGGGAGAGCTGCAAAGTCTCCAAGAGCGCCCAAGATGGTAAGGTTGCTACATCTTTCCGACATTCATCTGGGCAGTGGTCTTGCCTACGGCCACATTAACCCAGCTACCGGCCTGAATACCCGTTTGGAAGATTTTGTAGCTTCTTTGCGCTTGTGCATTGACCATGCTCTCAACCAAGCGGTGGATCTGGTGTTGTTTGGGGGCGATGCTTTCCCCGATGCGACACCCCCCCCTCTCCATCAAGAGCTTTTTGCCCAACAGTTTCGCCGCCTGGCCGATGCAGGGATCCCAACCGTCCTGTTGGTGGGCAACCACGATCAGTACGGGCAGGGACAGGGAGGCAACAGCCTGGCTATCTACCGCGCTTTGGGGGTCTCAGGCTTTATTGTGGGGGACAGACTGGAAACTCATCGGATCGAAACTCGCGGTGGCCCGGTGCAGGTGACCACTTTACCTTGGCTGAGTCGCTCTGCTCTACTCGCCCAACAGGAAAGCTTGGCGCTTGAAGGGGAAATCCTCGCGCATCAGCTCCTGCAGCGCCTCCGCCTAGCCCTAGAAGGGGAGATCCGCACCCTGCAGCCAGGGATCCCGGCGATTTTGTTGGCTCACGTCATGGTGGAGACAGCCCGCTACGGAGCAGAACGCCATCTTTCGGTGGGCAGAGGATTTACGGTGCCCCTTTCGCTGCTGGCTCGGCCTGCCTATCAATATGTTGCCTTGGGGCATGTACACCGTCACCAGGTGCTGTGTCGGGATCCCTTGATGCTCTATCCCGGCAGCATTGAGCGGGTGGATTTTGGCGAAGAAAAAGAGGAAAAAGGCTGTGTGCTGGTGGAAGTCACCCCTACGGGGGCCAGCTATGAATTTTTGCCCCTGCCAACCCGTACCTTTCACACCATTCGCCTGGATCTGAGCGCAGATCCACCCCAGCAGGCGCAGTCCAAGCTGCTGGCCGCCATCGCCAAGGCCCCCGTGGCCGGCTCCATCCTGCGGTTGATCTACCGCATACGGCCCGACCAGCTAGAGTGCATTGATGAGCGGGCTCTGCACAACGCTCTTGCCCCTGCTTTTAGCTACACCATCGCCCCAGAAGTGGTCAGCCCCAGCCGCATCCGTCTGCCGGGATGGGATCCCAGCCGACTTGAGCCCCTGACGGCTCTGGAGCAGTATTTGGCCAACCGCAGCGATCTGGCCCCCTTGCACAACGATTTGCTGGCCGCCGCCCGTCAGTTGTTGGAGGAATATGCGGATCCCTTGCAGGACTGGGATCCCAACTGGGAGGAGCCGGGAGCTTCAAGCCCTGCCTCAGCAGAAGAGGAGCAGTTGCCTTTGTTTTGAGATGCTCCCTT
Proteins encoded in this region:
- a CDS encoding NblA/ycf18 family protein → MMDETLELSLEQQFRQRAFETLVSRMSPEQAKDILVKLHKQMLLQEATYRQLLRHSLSA
- the def gene encoding peptide deformylase; protein product: MVATLSVAVPKVKLKHPPLRIYRMGDKVLRQPAKRISQVNDEIRQLARDMLQTMYSFDGIGLAAPQVGIPKRMIVVDLYPDKPEVPPLVLINPEIREYIGEAVAGQEGCLSIPGVFCEVMRPEGIVVSFKDETGRPRTLRADDLLARVIQHEIDHLNGVLFVDHVENELVLDQELRKHGFQMQDVQRKGKPSAVPR
- a CDS encoding DUF3593 domain-containing protein, which gives rise to MNSLFALSLFPYLVFLFFLSRLRRIPRLALVGFWLLLLFVAVSIPAGLYAQMHYGTSLANVDPLHGGAEAFLTLSNILVALGFKQGIDQQAQRLPEAGDGNPEP
- the cbiD gene encoding cobalt-precorrin-5B (C(1))-methyltransferase CbiD produces the protein MQDAVQGSRPRGYTLPVFAVASARAALHHLLGIPLEKEGGRLVVAVQAEPQSLEARIHIPVEQVAALEKTTALAITRSDPGPHLDLTRDTPVWAWVRLEERDPEDPPLILEAGEGLGRRTDGSPAIYAYARRLFEINLLPGIPPDCRLRVRIILPEGKLLAERTSNAAFGVLEGLALLGTRAEVEPSSSVESLEQARQELQQKLERHKHLIFCVGSHGQQVALRQGIPEDQILRVANWIGPLLVEAALRGAESIHLIGYHGKLIKLAGGIFTTSSHVADARLEILAAALIRRGGTAEQARQVLELRTVEAAVHYLDGLGWAAPVMQELARQILERATGYVQKYAGRSLLLAVTLFDRQGQICAQVGIP
- a CDS encoding BCD family MFS transporter, with product MANIRRDPEVNASVASVTPASPEPQVQVQSLPLHVMFRLGLFQMGLGMMSLLTLGVLNRVMIDTDLLAIPATVVGGSLAMHQLVSPARVWFGQLSDAKPLFGLHRTGYVRLGSVLFAVCIFLGVQVVWGLGESFAATGWSGATYGWVGLACLMFALYGLCLSACSTPFAALLVDVSDEDNRSKLVGIVWSMLMVGIAGGAIGSAVLLRGLQPDNLQSTVNRLFVIIPAVVILLGVIATWGVEKRYSRYGSRSTLAGREDQITLGTAIKVLTASRQTLIFFGFLVLMTMGLFIQQPILEPYGGEVFGMTVAQSTQLNAFWSLGILAGIVLTGFFIVPKLGKQTTARLGCLLVAISFGLTIASGFTGNPRLLQLCMILFGLASGITTNGAISLMLDLTAAETAGTFIGAWGLAQAMSQAVSTLLGGALLDLGRILFPTSSVLAYATVFGVEAAVMLLAVHLLGRVSVAEFREKTNRALTQVLALELEG
- a CDS encoding RNA recognition motif domain-containing protein; the encoded protein is MTIFVGNLNYKASTEELKAFFQQRWNVKSVTIPIDRETGQTRGFAFVDLATEAEEDEAIESANGQEFMGRPLRLDRARPRRQA
- a CDS encoding DUF2499 domain-containing protein, which codes for MHALSLPTWWIHIASVLEWIAAIVLVWQFGERVGQPEWRSLSWAMLPALSGAMCAITWHWFDNDPKLDWVVTAQASFTLLGNCTLAWAAYRIWRAERADEPAQEGDPD
- a CDS encoding ExeM/NucH family extracellular endonuclease; this encodes MPTPTPTSTPTATPTPTPTPGGCDPNANLIPVGTVQGTGFTSPLVNQTVTVSGIVVGDFENEGVAGQTYLQGYYLQDDGDGNPATSDGIFVFSGTANNVRLGDRVQVTGTVAEFRQQTQLSNVTSFTVCSSDNPLPAPVQISLPLTAEQREALEGMLVTFGNQPLFVSDSFLLGRHGELSVATERLFTPTQIAAPSQAAAIQAENDRKRIRIDDRLLTQNPDPVIYPTPGGLSAANTVRGGDRVSNITGIMTQLRGRNVSGDVDATIDYRIHPNDPNNLPRFTATNPRPQNPPSVGGSLRVASFNLFNYFNTFGNACFPNNSSCQGASNATEFTRQRDKLIEAIRRMDADIVGLNELENDGYGSNSSIQDLVNGLNQVMGAGTYAFVNVGVPNLGGDAITNGFIYKPATVEIAPGTNPAFLDTGEFTQGPGRFHRPPLAVTFRQRSNNATFTVVVNHFKSKVSPCDPIDNDPFQGNCNGNRTRAAQQLLSWLATNPTGSTDPDVLIMGDLNSYAMEDPIKTLEAGGFINLNGPNSYSFSFQGQWGSLDHALANSSLRPQVTGSAKWHINADEPVSLDYTLSFKSPSQQSLFYASDPFRSSDHDPVLVGLNLTPAPTPTPTPTPTPTPPSVNLPLTEGFDNCNPAPAGWQIVDVDGDTSRSWRCVNSLAEANAFNGQQPGNDWLITPPLNLASVSNPVLTFRNRSSFRDNGLPPSQQLSVLYSTNYSGAGTPAAVNAATWTALTIPTLSTGSFVNSGPISLAGIQPSNRVYIAFRYRSSGTASGSATRWRVDSVNISGN